Part of the Paenibacillus sp. FSL R7-0273 genome is shown below.
TCAATCAGACGGCCTGGAGTAGCAATCAGGATATCCGCACCCAGTGCCAAAGCACGTTCCTGGGATCTCTGGGAGACACCGCCGACAACAGCCGTAGAGCGGATGCCGGTATACTTGCTGTAGACCTGAATATTCTCATAGATTTGCAGCGCCAGCTCACGGGTAGGGGTCAGAATCAGTGAACGGATTGGGCGTTTGCCGTTCCGGTTAACCGTCTGCTTGGCAAGCAGCTGAATAATAGGCAGAGAAAAAGCTGCCGTCTTCCCCGTTCCGGTCTGCGCACAGCCCAGCACATCTCTTCCGGTCAATGCTGCGGGAATAGCTTCCTTTTGAATCGGTGTAGGTGATGTATAGTTAGCAAGGTCAAGCGCCTTCAAAATTGCCGGGCTCAGACCCAAGTCATTAAAAGTCATAATTGTCTCCTTATATCAAACACATATTGTCAAATTACCCGGACTTGCGGGATTACGCTTATCCTTACGTTTCCACAGGGCGCAGAGCTAAGTCATAACGCATAATGATACCACATATCCGCATATAAAATAACCCCGCAATCTCAGCTTTTCGATAAAGCTGATTCAGATCCTGCGGAACATGCCGCTGCACCCCTGATGACAATAAAAAGAGCGGAGGAATATTCCCCCGCCCTTCCATGCTATAAAGATAAAACTAGTCTACGATTTCTGCGGTATCGCCGTTGTTGGCACCTGCAGCATTCGCTTCGTCGGTGTCGATGTGCATGTCAAGCTTAAAGCTGTCAGATACACGTGCAAGCACGTTCTCCAGCACCAGGCCGCGTTCGCCGCCAAGGCGTACCTTGAGCATTTGCTTGTCAGCAATGCCCCAAGCCTCTGCTTCGGAAGTGTGGAAGTGAATGTGACGGGCTGCAATGATAACACCAGTCTCCAGTACCACTTCACCGGCTGGTCCTTTAAGCGTAATGCCTGGTGTTCCCTCGATATTTCCGGATTCACGGACAGGTGCTTTCACGCCGAGGCTGAAAGAGTCCGTACGGGAAATTTCAAGCTGGGATGCCGGACGCGCAGGTCCGAGAATTCTTACTTTGTCGAACTTGCCTTTGCTGCCGATTACGGCTACTTGCTCGTTTGCTGCGAATTGTCCTGGTTGGGAGAGCGGTTTGAACTCAGTCAATTGGTAGCCTGGGCCAAACAATGCTTCCACGTGCTCCTGCGTAAGGTGAATATGCCGGGCCGACACACCTACGGGTACAGTCTTGCTCATTTGTAAGTCACTCCTTGTATTTTCTCTAGTATCTGTACAAGCCACTAAACATTATACATCTTCTTACCCGAAAATAAAAAGGTCCCACTCACATTCAGCCTTTCTTTTTCGACATTTCTTCGACAATTTGCCGCTTCTTCTCCGTTTCAGTCACGTTTTCTCCATTTTATATTTTTCCAGAATTCTCTTATTAAGGCATTGGACGGGAAGGCAAGTAAGCACTCAAAAAGCTCATCGCATTGCCATGCAGCCAGCCCCTCACCTGATCTTCAGGATAATGCTTCAGCAGCAACTCTGCGAACGCCGTATATTTTCCGGGATGCTCAAGCCCCTCAACCCAGGCATCTATACCGTCAAAATCCGAGCCGAACATCAGCTGCCCTGATCCGCCAAGCGCGCAGATATGCTCGATATGCTTCAGCACATCCTCTGCTTTGGCCCCTCCTCCTGTGCGGACAAACCACGGGACAAAGGTCAGCCCGATCCGTCCATCCATGGCAATCAACGCTTTAATCTGCTCATCACTTAAATTCCGGGGATGCCCGCATACAGCAGCTGCATTGGAGTGGGATGCAATAAAGGGGCGGGTACTGCGCTCAGTCAGCTCCCAGAAACCGGCCGGGGCCAAATGTGACACATCCAGCAGCATTCCGCCGGTATTACACCATTCGATAAGCGCCCTGCCCTTTTCCGTAAATCCGCCATTTCTTGACTCCAGCACCCCGTCAGCCGCCCAGTTCGCAACATTCCAGGTAATCCCCAGAAAGCGCACACCCAGCTCAAACAGCAGCTCTGCATAAAATAAATTCCCTTCCAGACCCTCCGCACCTTCGAGCGAGAGCATTCCCAAGGGAGGTTCAGCAGCAGCGGGTAATACCGCTTCTTCCTTCCAGCGCAGCCACCGCAGCCCCCCATCACCGCCGATGATCCGCTTCCGGAACAGCTCCAGCTGTCCAAGCACACTGTCAAATCCCGGTTTCCCCCTGGCCTCAGACAAATAAATGGCAAACACCTGCAGCCCCACATTCCCTGCCGCCAGCCGCTCTGCCGTAACATCCATCCGGCTATCGTTCTTAAAATTAATATCCGGTGCCGCCTGCAGCTTGCTCAAAGCATCACAGTGAAAATCCGCAACCTTAAGCCCGTTTGCTGTCTTCATCTCGTCCCCGCCTTTCTTCCAAATAACTTAGTTAGCCTGTTTGCAGGATCACTAGTACTTCAAAAGCCAGCTGCCGCCAGCAGCCTTATATAACAGCTTATGCCCCCAATATGCCGCTTTTCCCTGCACAGCAAAAAACCTGTTTACATAAGTAAACAGGTTCATCAGTATTAGTCCAAATATTATCTGGGTTCAACA
Proteins encoded:
- a CDS encoding dipeptidase — its product is MKTANGLKVADFHCDALSKLQAAPDINFKNDSRMDVTAERLAAGNVGLQVFAIYLSEARGKPGFDSVLGQLELFRKRIIGGDGGLRWLRWKEEAVLPAAAEPPLGMLSLEGAEGLEGNLFYAELLFELGVRFLGITWNVANWAADGVLESRNGGFTEKGRALIEWCNTGGMLLDVSHLAPAGFWELTERSTRPFIASHSNAAAVCGHPRNLSDEQIKALIAMDGRIGLTFVPWFVRTGGGAKAEDVLKHIEHICALGGSGQLMFGSDFDGIDAWVEGLEHPGKYTAFAELLLKHYPEDQVRGWLHGNAMSFLSAYLPSRPMP
- the pduL gene encoding phosphate propanoyltransferase yields the protein MSKTVPVGVSARHIHLTQEHVEALFGPGYQLTEFKPLSQPGQFAANEQVAVIGSKGKFDKVRILGPARPASQLEISRTDSFSLGVKAPVRESGNIEGTPGITLKGPAGEVVLETGVIIAARHIHFHTSEAEAWGIADKQMLKVRLGGERGLVLENVLARVSDSFKLDMHIDTDEANAAGANNGDTAEIVD